The proteins below come from a single Methanospirillum lacunae genomic window:
- a CDS encoding ABC transporter substrate-binding protein, which yields MCSYASPTENTNQSGGFSITDLSNREISLPGPVSRITSLNPTPTYMAWRLAPDKMTSIDMVSKALTYMLSPEDQKKVLALPVTGVYFKGLNNEQIISLKPDVVVTLTKDPNIDKEQDTFNIPVAAVDKDTLDSFADSYRFMGKLLGNEKEGDELGDYWDDLIKKVTSQVSTIPESKKLKVYYAGGSPDSTTGSKTIISSVIRDAGGIVYPDAVTLTADPSDETIKVPVEDVLKWNPDVIITHSSNLSSQIKTDSAWKDTSAVKNNRVYSIPKYAIPDGITAAIGLVWAADTLYPEQTQLDYKKEIRDFYQNFLQVSDLTDEQISQEN from the coding sequence GTGTGTTCTTACGCATCTCCAACAGAAAATACAAACCAGAGTGGCGGATTTTCAATAACAGATCTCTCAAATCGGGAAATATCTCTTCCGGGTCCTGTATCCCGCATTACATCACTAAACCCGACTCCCACATACATGGCATGGCGATTGGCTCCAGATAAGATGACGAGCATTGATATGGTCTCAAAAGCCCTGACATACATGTTGTCTCCTGAAGACCAGAAGAAAGTCTTAGCATTGCCAGTCACCGGGGTGTATTTCAAGGGTCTTAATAATGAGCAGATAATCTCTCTCAAACCAGATGTTGTTGTTACATTGACAAAGGACCCAAATATCGATAAGGAACAGGACACTTTCAACATTCCGGTTGCAGCAGTTGATAAAGATACACTGGATTCATTTGCTGACTCATACAGGTTTATGGGGAAACTGTTAGGAAATGAAAAGGAAGGAGATGAGTTAGGAGATTACTGGGATGATCTCATAAAAAAAGTCACCAGCCAGGTTTCTACAATTCCTGAAAGTAAAAAACTCAAAGTCTACTATGCCGGAGGTTCACCAGATAGTACTACCGGATCAAAAACTATCATATCCTCTGTAATCAGGGATGCTGGTGGAATAGTATACCCGGATGCTGTCACATTAACTGCAGATCCATCAGATGAGACAATAAAAGTCCCTGTTGAAGATGTGCTAAAGTGGAATCCAGATGTCATTATAACCCACAGTTCAAATCTCAGTTCACAAATAAAAACTGATTCAGCATGGAAAGACACCTCTGCAGTTAAGAATAACCGGGTTTATTCAATACCAAAGTACGCCATTCCAGATGGAATTACTGCTGCAATAGGGCTGGTCTGGGCTGCTGATACACTCTATCCTGAACAGACCCAGTTGGATTACAAGAAGGAAATTCGTGACTTCTATCAAAACTTCTTACAGGTATCAGACTTAACAGACGAACAGATATCACAGGAAAATTAG
- a CDS encoding NosD domain-containing protein, which translates to MQRNIWIILLIFILFGCGGLAVSADRMDSTSGHDLYTKVLANNNKYVNQGSSEPDVETNPSALSSMENVPDVCSSSPGSWMDISMPATITCPGYYRISNDYTALNTSETGVTIVSSNVILDGNGHTFFGNDLSETKGVVVQSDSNSTYQGVVIQNFRTNQSWRGIVYAALSGAIYNTTHTGGRVGIQASGDNNQIIGNVVQNQRSGIKILGTNYTVQNNQVYNTTICFDIQGYTLPHFLHHIDRSNLVDGKPIVYYSNQSDFTVQTDTEPAMIIIANCRNVTVQNISVNNSYIGYQFVWDNQIHIENISDARSMYGMVALSVQNGSFSNSSFIGNWDGTDIQDGVNLSFSNISIKNPTLSGLWIYNSTPITITGSSVKDARSDLYPYPIPGIMASGCDKVDIKKSSVSNTSDFGIGISNSSHVILDDVLVTKNGLLSSEWSYFDKAGIAIQNTFDFSVKNSRITHNYDGLFLRNVTIGNISGNTISENQQSGLIANTITNTILYNNIFNNSANVLIDQYSQNNIWNISLTSGTNIVGGPNLGGNFWATPNSTGFSQTHADRGDGICTGSFTLAPGQTDYLPLAVWSHPLTAGFDGNVTQGVPPLSVLFTDTSSGQPTHWNWNFGDGSVSHEQNPVHTYSGIGRYTVTLEVTDSTGRSDIIRKPGFIVTNGGRVSGPNGMIWISSTPSDALVYVDGAYLGVTPLQSVGVPAGIRQVHVTKDGYHDWTGYVQVRQGVFSYVPKVVLWPN; encoded by the coding sequence ATGCAAAGGAATATCTGGATAATACTCCTGATTTTCATCCTTTTCGGATGTGGGGGGTTAGCTGTATCTGCTGACCGAATGGATAGTACCTCTGGACACGATCTGTATACCAAGGTTTTAGCCAATAATAACAAGTACGTGAATCAGGGTTCTTCTGAACCTGATGTTGAAACAAATCCGTCTGCTCTTTCAAGTATGGAAAATGTCCCGGATGTCTGTTCATCCTCACCAGGATCATGGATGGATATCAGTATGCCTGCGACAATTACCTGTCCTGGATATTATCGCATCTCAAATGATTACACTGCTTTGAATACTTCTGAAACGGGAGTTACAATTGTCTCTTCAAATGTCATCCTTGATGGAAACGGGCATACTTTTTTTGGAAATGATCTTTCAGAAACAAAAGGAGTTGTTGTTCAATCCGATAGTAATTCTACATACCAGGGGGTTGTAATACAAAATTTCAGAACAAACCAGAGCTGGAGAGGAATTGTTTACGCGGCACTCTCAGGAGCAATCTATAATACCACTCATACCGGTGGCAGGGTTGGAATTCAGGCATCAGGTGATAATAACCAGATCATTGGAAATGTCGTTCAGAATCAGAGAAGTGGTATTAAAATTTTAGGGACGAATTACACTGTTCAGAATAATCAGGTGTATAATACCACGATCTGCTTTGATATCCAGGGATATACATTGCCACACTTCCTCCATCATATTGACAGATCAAACCTGGTAGATGGTAAGCCAATCGTATACTATTCAAACCAGTCTGATTTTACTGTCCAGACCGATACAGAACCAGCGATGATCATCATCGCAAATTGCAGAAATGTTACAGTACAGAATATCAGCGTAAACAATTCCTATATCGGATACCAGTTTGTTTGGGATAATCAGATTCATATAGAGAACATTTCAGATGCACGTTCCATGTATGGTATGGTTGCTCTCTCTGTTCAGAATGGGTCTTTTTCAAACTCATCATTTATAGGAAATTGGGATGGGACAGATATTCAGGATGGAGTGAACCTTTCTTTCTCCAATATTTCAATAAAAAACCCAACACTCAGTGGGTTATGGATCTATAACTCAACTCCAATCACAATTACCGGTTCATCGGTAAAAGATGCACGATCAGATCTCTATCCATATCCGATTCCCGGGATTATGGCATCGGGTTGTGATAAGGTTGATATAAAAAAGAGTTCTGTCTCAAATACGAGTGATTTTGGGATTGGAATTAGCAACTCTTCCCATGTTATCCTTGATGACGTTTTGGTAACCAAAAACGGACTGCTTTCATCAGAATGGAGTTATTTTGATAAAGCAGGAATTGCTATCCAGAATACGTTCGATTTTTCAGTTAAAAATTCAAGAATCACCCATAATTACGATGGTCTCTTTTTGCGGAATGTAACGATAGGTAACATTTCGGGGAATACGATTTCAGAAAACCAGCAGTCTGGTTTGATTGCAAATACAATCACAAATACAATACTGTATAATAATATTTTCAATAACTCGGCCAACGTTCTCATTGATCAGTATAGCCAGAATAACATCTGGAACATCTCGCTCACATCAGGAACCAACATTGTAGGGGGACCCAACCTTGGTGGAAACTTCTGGGCAACTCCGAATAGCACCGGTTTCTCCCAGACACATGCAGATCGGGGAGATGGTATTTGTACTGGTTCATTCACTCTTGCTCCCGGCCAGACCGATTATCTCCCGCTGGCAGTGTGGAGTCATCCACTAACCGCCGGTTTTGATGGAAATGTCACCCAGGGAGTTCCTCCGCTCTCTGTTTTATTCACTGATACCAGTTCTGGACAACCAACCCATTGGAACTGGAATTTTGGTGACGGGTCAGTCTCTCACGAGCAAAATCCGGTTCATACATACAGCGGGATTGGCAGATATACCGTGACATTAGAGGTAACTGATTCAACTGGAAGATCAGACATCATTCGAAAACCTGGTTTCATTGTAACAAATGGAGGAAGAGTTTCAGGACCGAATGGTATGATCTGGATATCCTCTACTCCATCAGATGCACTGGTGTATGTTGATGGAGCATACCTGGGAGTAACCCCTCTTCAATCCGTTGGGGTACCGGCAGGGATAAGGCAGGTTCATGTTACTAAAGACGGATACCATGACTGGACCGGATATGTTCAGGTACGTCAGGGAGTATTCAGTTACGTTCCCAAAGTGGTATTATGGCCAAATTAA
- a CDS encoding nucleotidyltransferase family protein, which produces MTERDEVLLVLKREVIGVKDRFGVKRIGLFGSVVRNEANHTSDLDILIEFDPATVSYQKYLDLEKFLQSLFTRPVEIVTTDGVSSYILPAISREVIWI; this is translated from the coding sequence ATGACAGAACGGGATGAGGTCTTATTGGTTCTCAAACGTGAGGTCATCGGAGTGAAAGACCGGTTCGGTGTCAAGAGAATTGGCCTCTTTGGCTCAGTGGTACGAAATGAAGCCAACCATACCAGCGACCTGGATATTCTTATTGAATTTGACCCTGCTACGGTTTCATACCAAAAATATCTCGATCTTGAAAAGTTTCTTCAGTCATTGTTTACTCGTCCGGTGGAGATAGTTACCACCGATGGAGTCTCATCTTATATTCTCCCTGCAATTTCCCGTGAGGTTATCTGGATATGA
- a CDS encoding PAS domain S-box protein produces MQKIAGNLTLIKDILRQNPKGMSITDIAEKVGMNKHKVGRYLDILHASGHIDLRTFGMAKVYTPSSRIPLSALLSYTTDLVMVVNEEFQILQANDPMIQLINLDRDQIIHHDLRYIALPDPSVLAFLNELANQIHTPDKINEIRLFSNPQRIFHIRIVPTTFEDGSGGNTVILEDITTEREAIEEIHRSREFFREMISNLSDGLMVASETEIFYVNNRLVEILGYSKEEIATLEPEDIAHPDEKKKVREMVERMLRTPSSLHEIQYWAYKKNGDPVFLNARMSAVPYGDSLRFYVLVSDMSERRKKEEQEYLQTEIIKRAVEQMPRPIYCYRMDGEIFLINQAFCQLFGILDEQAAIGKNIHEVIAPHNLSSFTNRDKDLISQERYITNILEIEQPDGTLIRYSVEKSPITIKNAKCTYIFGVIMTDSPITDNPQT; encoded by the coding sequence ATGCAAAAGATAGCCGGGAATCTCACTCTAATAAAAGATATCCTCCGCCAAAACCCCAAAGGGATGAGTATCACGGATATTGCAGAAAAAGTCGGGATGAACAAGCATAAAGTAGGACGTTACCTGGATATACTCCACGCATCCGGACATATTGATCTTCGGACCTTTGGTATGGCAAAAGTATATACCCCATCATCCCGGATTCCTCTCTCTGCCTTACTCAGTTACACAACCGATCTGGTGATGGTTGTAAATGAAGAATTTCAGATACTTCAGGCAAATGATCCGATGATACAACTCATCAATCTTGACCGGGACCAGATTATTCATCACGATTTACGCTATATTGCTCTACCTGATCCATCTGTCCTTGCATTCCTCAATGAACTTGCCAATCAGATCCATACTCCTGATAAAATAAACGAAATTCGTCTCTTTTCAAATCCACAACGAATTTTCCATATCAGAATTGTCCCAACTACTTTTGAAGATGGTTCGGGTGGGAATACTGTAATCCTTGAGGATATTACTACCGAACGGGAAGCAATTGAAGAAATTCATAGAAGCAGGGAATTTTTTAGGGAGATGATCTCAAATTTGTCTGACGGTCTCATGGTAGCCAGTGAGACAGAAATTTTTTACGTCAATAACCGTCTCGTTGAGATTCTGGGATATAGTAAAGAGGAGATTGCAACACTTGAACCTGAAGATATTGCCCATCCTGATGAGAAAAAGAAGGTAAGAGAGATGGTGGAGAGGATGTTAAGAACGCCATCATCACTCCATGAGATACAATATTGGGCATATAAAAAAAATGGAGATCCGGTCTTTCTTAATGCACGGATGTCTGCAGTTCCCTATGGTGATTCACTCAGGTTTTATGTGCTCGTTTCTGACATGTCCGAACGTCGTAAAAAGGAGGAGCAGGAATATCTTCAGACTGAAATCATAAAACGTGCAGTAGAGCAGATGCCGCGTCCCATCTATTGTTATCGTATGGATGGGGAAATTTTTCTTATTAATCAGGCGTTTTGCCAGTTATTCGGCATACTGGATGAGCAGGCTGCGATCGGTAAGAACATACATGAGGTCATTGCTCCTCATAACCTTTCATCATTTACGAATAGAGATAAGGATCTGATATCACAGGAGCGGTACATCACCAATATACTTGAAATTGAACAGCCGGATGGGACTCTCATCAGATATTCGGTAGAAAAGTCTCCTATCACCATAAAAAATGCAAAATGCACCTATATATTTGGTGTTATTATGACTGATTCCCCAATTACTGATAATCCTCAAACATGA
- a CDS encoding tetratricopeptide repeat protein has protein sequence MSAYNWNNLGTTYYNQGDYTAAINAFLNAVAIDPSLVIAWNNLGIAYQANNQYSQAQDAFRRAISINSGYDEGWSNLAYVYQYQGRYDDYNYAMRHVNPGFVRQGIIFNNFDNRNYNNGHYSDGYNNYYGPGYHNNFNTNQNGITLMQYGGYNTYDQNSPLYYR, from the coding sequence ATGTCTGCATATAATTGGAATAACCTGGGAACAACATATTATAATCAGGGTGATTACACAGCTGCGATTAACGCATTTTTGAATGCGGTTGCTATCGATCCAAGTCTGGTTATAGCATGGAACAATCTGGGTATTGCGTATCAGGCTAATAATCAGTATTCTCAAGCGCAGGACGCATTTCGACGTGCAATCTCCATTAATAGTGGCTATGATGAGGGATGGTCAAATCTGGCCTATGTGTATCAGTATCAGGGGCGATATGATGACTATAATTATGCCATGAGGCATGTTAATCCGGGATTTGTCCGTCAGGGTATTATCTTCAATAATTTCGACAATCGGAATTATAATAACGGACATTACTCAGATGGATATAACAACTATTACGGTCCGGGATATCATAACAACTTCAATACCAACCAGAATGGCATAACCCTGATGCAATATGGAGGTTACAATACCTATGACCAGAATTCCCCTCTATATTACCGGTAA
- a CDS encoding isochorismatase family protein, translating into MVCSFFTGIGVDTTAREAFQHGYHQIFVEDAMTAVTEAEHQYVCTSIFPKIGQIRTTEEVMKQLTQP; encoded by the coding sequence ATGGTCTGCTCTTTTTTTACAGGCATTGGAGTTGACACTACCGCAAGAGAAGCATTTCAACACGGATATCACCAGATCTTTGTGGAAGATGCGATGACAGCCGTAACTGAAGCAGAACACCAGTATGTATGCACGTCCATATTTCCTAAAATCGGACAGATTCGAACAACAGAAGAAGTTATGAAACAACTGACTCAACCTTAA
- a CDS encoding efflux RND transporter permease subunit, with translation MSFLFYRLANCILNHQRVVSAFFLSVILLSLVGMTLLTMETGSNTYLDKSTPKGIIYDHYTEQFDKRTLVLLIESGDSSGVETLNYIDSLKESIINLHHVSSVSAITDLIKERNGGVIPQSEGELQEVKAGIPGNVYTMYTPSNLITMVMIKLDNGISVSKGKETAADIRSFLQHTAIPPGITVTLTGESVFDEEMENELSQSMTTLILAALILMVLLMAGLFSYVRYRFLPVIMVAIGLLITFGIMGLLHIKINMAVIAAFPVLIGLGIDYAIQFQARLDEESRLSSLSSAIRTTIVRSGPAVMYAMLATSMGFVAMFISPVPMIRSFGLVSIIGVATCYLTSLIGIPLLALYLQYSPKESVSTKPRRTDLILSSVAGKIARNPVPVLLIAAFLAVAGIQIDKTLPVDTDEKAFVPPDMPAKLMLDKVTRNVGSTEPIPILVRGSQVTSPDTIRWMKEFTDNQLKKRPWITSGVSIADYLAEYNNGVLPDSEEEISAIMEKIPDDIKDELVCGNQEAQIQLYPKKLETSQKGVLKEQISRDIALNYPPPGITATITGNYDMYTSLIQDLTESKDKMTLWGFLLVLVFLILVYRNVNAITPIVPIVCIVGWNAVALDILGISYTPMTACLGSMTIGVGAEYTILVMERFLEEREKTGDAIYAITESVRKIGSSILVSGLATFFGFSALLLSSFVLISNFGLTTIIAVLFSLIGAVVIMPAILALLNQVLQAQEKQVKNI, from the coding sequence ATGAGTTTTCTTTTTTACAGACTAGCGAACTGCATTCTGAATCATCAGCGTGTGGTATCTGCATTCTTTCTTTCTGTTATTCTTCTCTCTTTAGTGGGAATGACTCTCCTTACCATGGAGACCGGTTCTAACACGTATCTTGATAAAAGTACACCGAAAGGAATCATTTATGATCATTATACTGAACAGTTTGATAAACGTACTCTGGTCCTTTTGATAGAATCAGGGGATTCCTCTGGTGTAGAGACCCTGAATTATATCGATTCCCTAAAAGAGTCAATTATAAACCTGCATCACGTTTCGAGTGTGTCAGCGATTACTGATCTCATTAAGGAACGCAATGGTGGGGTGATTCCTCAAAGCGAGGGTGAATTACAGGAGGTGAAAGCAGGTATTCCGGGTAATGTCTACACTATGTATACTCCTTCAAATTTGATCACCATGGTGATGATCAAACTGGATAATGGTATATCTGTGAGTAAAGGAAAGGAGACTGCAGCAGATATCCGTTCATTCTTACAACATACCGCTATACCCCCGGGGATTACCGTAACATTAACCGGAGAATCAGTATTTGATGAGGAGATGGAGAATGAACTGAGCCAGTCCATGACAACACTCATTCTTGCAGCCCTTATCCTGATGGTATTGCTCATGGCCGGATTATTTTCCTACGTGCGGTACCGGTTTCTCCCGGTTATCATGGTTGCAATCGGATTATTGATAACCTTCGGAATAATGGGATTATTGCATATCAAGATAAACATGGCAGTTATCGCTGCATTCCCTGTTCTGATTGGTCTAGGTATTGATTATGCAATTCAATTCCAGGCACGGCTGGATGAAGAATCCAGATTATCTTCTCTTTCAAGCGCTATCAGAACCACCATCGTCAGATCCGGGCCAGCTGTCATGTATGCAATGCTTGCTACATCGATGGGATTTGTGGCTATGTTTATCTCCCCGGTCCCGATGATCCGATCCTTTGGACTGGTTAGTATTATTGGAGTTGCGACGTGTTATCTCACATCATTAATCGGAATACCACTGCTCGCCCTTTACCTCCAGTATTCACCCAAAGAATCTGTATCAACTAAACCAAGGAGAACTGATCTGATTCTGTCTTCAGTAGCTGGAAAAATCGCAAGAAACCCGGTACCGGTATTGCTCATTGCGGCTTTTCTTGCTGTTGCAGGTATTCAGATTGACAAGACCCTTCCGGTTGATACCGATGAAAAAGCATTTGTTCCTCCTGATATGCCTGCCAAACTCATGCTCGATAAGGTTACGAGAAATGTGGGATCAACCGAACCGATACCGATCCTTGTACGAGGATCTCAAGTCACCTCCCCTGATACCATCAGATGGATGAAGGAGTTTACTGATAATCAATTGAAAAAACGACCCTGGATCACATCAGGAGTCAGTATTGCAGATTATCTGGCAGAATATAATAATGGTGTACTTCCTGATTCTGAAGAGGAGATATCAGCCATCATGGAGAAAATTCCAGATGACATCAAGGATGAACTGGTTTGTGGAAATCAGGAGGCTCAAATCCAGTTATATCCTAAAAAACTTGAAACTAGTCAGAAAGGGGTCCTTAAAGAGCAGATCTCCCGGGATATTGCATTGAATTATCCTCCCCCGGGAATAACTGCAACAATTACTGGTAATTATGATATGTATACCAGTCTCATTCAGGATCTTACTGAAAGCAAGGACAAGATGACCCTCTGGGGATTCCTTCTGGTGCTTGTGTTCCTGATATTAGTGTATCGAAATGTCAACGCAATTACACCTATCGTTCCGATCGTGTGTATTGTTGGATGGAATGCTGTTGCACTGGATATTCTTGGAATATCATATACGCCAATGACAGCCTGCCTTGGATCGATGACTATTGGGGTTGGTGCTGAGTACACTATACTGGTAATGGAGCGATTTTTAGAAGAAAGAGAAAAGACCGGTGATGCTATTTATGCTATTACTGAAAGTGTCAGAAAGATAGGATCTTCAATACTTGTTTCAGGACTTGCTACCTTCTTTGGGTTCTCAGCATTATTGCTCTCATCGTTTGTACTGATCAGTAACTTTGGACTGACAACCATTATTGCAGTGTTATTCTCCCTTATTGGAGCAGTTGTAATTATGCCTGCTATTCTGGCTCTTTTAAATCAGGTGTTACAGGCACAGGAAAAACAAGTTAAAAACATTTAA
- a CDS encoding COG1361 S-layer family protein has protein sequence MMHTKRPSKKRISIILVLLLILGTVILPVSAGTKFLSGAPNISVSITGSNEFTPGTSVPLELSIQNSGLNTLKIVQSDIVDREDQPSTAKMISASLQEGNAPVLIKSDEQMIGDITGSESKKVVFQIRVKDDAPAGKYMLPLHLSYTYLAEAEQQGTDSISYRYNKKDLTVNIPFEVKSAINLAVIKVTPDTISAGGSGYINVSLKNTGRDTGQEAIALINRSGDSPIIPIDSTVYIGTFSPGSVADVKFKISVSRDAGVQEYPLEIRVNYKNSDGDNLETEGKRIGVPIGEKTGFSITSPVPVIGPGSTKTIDIHYRNTGATSLYSAEVRLSAVDPFTSNDDRAYLGDLHPGDVGHARFEITSSDNAVEKKYALDSEIRYRDALNKTHISDTIKVPITVAQTDIFAVLASNAYILSLIVVGILGCGYFLFFRKVLGNRS, from the coding sequence ATGATGCATACAAAAAGGCCCTCAAAAAAAAGAATTAGCATAATCCTGGTATTATTACTAATTCTTGGAACTGTAATACTGCCGGTTAGTGCAGGTACCAAGTTCCTCTCAGGAGCTCCAAATATTTCTGTCAGTATCACCGGGAGTAATGAATTTACTCCAGGTACATCTGTTCCATTAGAATTGTCCATTCAGAACAGCGGATTAAACACCCTAAAAATTGTTCAGTCTGATATCGTGGACAGGGAAGATCAACCAAGTACTGCAAAAATGATATCTGCTTCGCTTCAGGAGGGAAATGCTCCGGTTCTCATTAAATCTGATGAGCAGATGATTGGAGATATCACCGGCTCTGAATCCAAAAAGGTAGTGTTCCAGATCAGGGTGAAGGATGACGCTCCAGCCGGAAAATACATGCTGCCCTTACATCTGTCGTATACCTATCTCGCAGAAGCAGAACAACAAGGAACTGACAGCATCAGTTATCGGTATAACAAGAAGGATCTCACGGTAAACATACCATTCGAGGTAAAATCAGCAATTAATCTTGCTGTAATTAAGGTGACACCAGATACGATCAGTGCAGGCGGATCTGGGTATATTAATGTGAGTCTTAAGAATACCGGACGTGATACTGGGCAGGAAGCTATTGCCCTGATTAATCGAAGTGGGGATTCCCCAATAATACCTATTGACAGTACCGTCTATATTGGGACATTTTCACCTGGGTCAGTTGCTGATGTCAAATTCAAAATTTCAGTTTCACGGGATGCCGGGGTCCAGGAGTATCCACTCGAAATTCGTGTAAATTACAAGAATAGCGATGGGGATAATCTTGAAACAGAAGGTAAACGGATTGGTGTTCCCATCGGAGAAAAAACAGGCTTCTCAATAACAAGTCCGGTACCTGTGATTGGTCCCGGGAGTACAAAAACAATTGACATACATTACCGCAATACTGGTGCTACATCATTGTATAGTGCCGAGGTACGGTTAAGTGCTGTCGATCCTTTTACCAGTAATGATGACCGTGCGTACCTTGGAGATCTACATCCCGGTGATGTAGGCCATGCCAGGTTTGAGATAACCTCCTCTGATAATGCTGTAGAGAAGAAATATGCTCTTGATTCTGAAATCCGGTATCGGGATGCTCTGAATAAAACCCACATCTCTGATACTATAAAAGTGCCGATTACTGTTGCTCAAACTGATATCTTTGCAGTTCTTGCTTCAAATGCATATATTCTCTCACTGATAGTCGTAGGTATTCTTGGCTGTGGATATTTCCTGTTTTTTAGGAAAGTTCTGGGAAATCGTTCCTGA
- a CDS encoding methyltransferase domain-containing protein: MMSKPNQITSLTDSVEDMLNRMFVDAGIGPGMKVLDVGCGRGDVSLLVSKLTGETGMVLGIDHDAPSIEFAQNRVNELSISNISFSVCDIMSLTPMQDLFDAAVSRRVIMYLQDPVEAIKKISGMLRPGGIVALLEHDATMVPGRITPLPLQEEVNRWISETIKREGADLHIGFNLDKIIKQAGLIVEHIRAEAIIQTPQTSYPTATIIRAMLPRIIQNGVATEEEIDIETLEQRLIEERNRNNSMYVSDMVFTIWGRKPGTGS, from the coding sequence ATGATGTCAAAACCAAATCAGATTACGTCTCTGACAGATTCTGTTGAAGATATGTTGAACCGGATGTTTGTCGATGCCGGTATAGGTCCGGGAATGAAGGTCCTTGATGTCGGTTGTGGCAGGGGCGATGTATCACTGTTGGTTTCTAAACTAACTGGAGAAACGGGTATGGTTCTCGGCATTGACCATGATGCACCTTCTATTGAATTTGCTCAAAATCGGGTGAACGAACTCAGCATCTCAAACATCTCATTTTCAGTGTGTGATATCATGTCGCTTACTCCGATGCAGGATCTCTTTGATGCTGCTGTCTCCAGACGGGTTATCATGTATCTCCAGGATCCTGTTGAGGCTATCAAAAAGATATCAGGCATGCTTCGTCCAGGAGGTATTGTCGCTCTTCTTGAACATGATGCAACAATGGTTCCGGGCAGGATTACTCCACTACCACTTCAGGAAGAAGTGAACAGGTGGATTTCGGAGACCATAAAGCGTGAGGGTGCTGATTTGCACATCGGATTTAACCTGGATAAAATAATAAAGCAGGCAGGACTTATAGTTGAACATATACGGGCTGAAGCCATCATCCAGACTCCTCAAACTTCATATCCCACAGCAACTATTATACGTGCCATGCTTCCCCGGATTATTCAAAACGGTGTCGCTACCGAAGAGGAGATTGACATTGAGACACTTGAACAACGGTTAATAGAAGAACGCAACCGGAATAATTCCATGTATGTCAGCGATATGGTATTCACCATATGGGGAAGAAAACCAGGCACAGGGTCTTAA
- a CDS encoding alpha/beta fold hydrolase, with translation MPTKDHSITIEPVSIKNFNNSIPALVLQPEHPRGVAAVFHSYGGSKEEMLGLGYRVAENNLIACIVDFRGHGQNKTPLNTGISEDVDSVISYCRGFGKVTTIGHSLGGRLALLSDADYKIGISPSLDKKYSENTRNLLNAMRSYRVCPRDIDILFEIQDTLPTWNPESNSKDSLLIYGERDVEEIIKGCFTLQEQGVKTFKIPSALHPDIFLLEETFSIISRQINEWYNDNE, from the coding sequence TTGCCAACCAAAGATCACTCGATAACCATAGAACCAGTTTCGATAAAAAATTTTAACAATTCTATCCCGGCCCTTGTATTACAGCCAGAACACCCTCGTGGAGTTGCTGCAGTTTTTCATTCGTACGGAGGAAGCAAAGAAGAAATGCTCGGGTTAGGATACAGAGTTGCAGAAAATAATCTGATTGCCTGTATTGTTGATTTCCGGGGCCATGGACAAAACAAAACCCCGTTAAACACCGGCATTTCTGAAGATGTTGATAGCGTAATATCATATTGCCGGGGTTTTGGAAAGGTAACTACGATAGGACATTCACTTGGAGGCAGACTGGCTCTTTTGAGTGATGCAGATTACAAAATCGGAATTTCACCTTCACTTGATAAAAAATACAGTGAGAACACCCGGAATCTACTCAATGCCATGAGGAGCTATAGGGTTTGCCCCCGGGATATTGATATCTTATTCGAAATTCAGGATACACTTCCGACATGGAATCCAGAATCTAATTCCAAGGATTCGCTCCTCATCTATGGAGAACGTGATGTGGAAGAGATCATAAAAGGATGCTTTACATTGCAGGAACAAGGAGTCAAAACATTCAAAATCCCTTCAGCATTGCATCCAGATATTTTCCTCCTGGAAGAGACATTCTCGATCATCAGTCGTCAGATCAACGAATGGTATAACGATAATGAATAA